In the Bdellovibrionota bacterium genome, one interval contains:
- a CDS encoding 2Fe-2S iron-sulfur cluster-binding protein, with amino-acid sequence MKVKFMPIDKEFEIKPNQSVLDLAHENGVHIQSVCKGVPSCAECRIQIMEGEHNVFPPGKKEESLIGTAHFVDRSRLSCQLKCFGDLVIDLKQQIEKENNAKRPRGKFSKDPSKSNAVQGSILLEDPKAKPKVSQEDYNLRKAEKVFLEEELRLELERIKKRKETPKSTADEDADDEKNRNS; translated from the coding sequence ATGAAAGTTAAATTCATGCCTATAGATAAAGAGTTTGAAATCAAGCCGAATCAATCGGTTTTAGATCTGGCTCACGAAAATGGAGTGCATATTCAATCGGTGTGCAAAGGTGTGCCATCTTGTGCGGAATGCAGAATTCAAATCATGGAAGGTGAGCACAATGTATTTCCTCCAGGGAAAAAAGAAGAAAGTTTGATCGGAACTGCACATTTTGTTGATAGAAGTCGCTTGTCTTGTCAGTTAAAATGCTTTGGGGATTTAGTGATAGATCTCAAGCAGCAGATTGAAAAAGAGAACAACGCCAAAAGACCTAGAGGAAAATTTTCGAAAGACCCATCTAAGTCCAATGCCGTGCAAGGCTCTATCTTACTGGAAGACCCGAAAGCTAAACCAAAGGTCAGTCAGGAAGATTATAATTTAAGAAAAGCTGAAAAAGTATTTCTAGAAGAAGAATTAAGATTAGAATTAGAGAGAATCAAAAAACGCAAAGAAACACCAAAGAGTACAGCTGACGAGGATGCGGATGATGAAAAGAATAGAAATTCTTAG
- a CDS encoding alpha/beta hydrolase: MKRIEILSHAIQYKEIGSGSTVILVHGYGGTIYDWDEVAALLAKNYHVVIPNLSSIYMDPLRAVSFSQQVTVFREFINLFKKSAKDTIYIAGGSYGAAICYGVAIEESNLVDRVALLNPMPPHPRDLLKNSAMKLLMEASKLPAAVVLLLKSPAGRLGMKYIQRIFNVPWIKSNAQKNRLEKITTRKAKLIAHVLNRFTWINEVEDWEQWEKRLGYLKTPVHIIWGDKDNLFISGTYERLSEKFPSCEITKVEGGKHVLMKERPEEISRILIKFFSSHEKALKIVYDNQEAN, encoded by the coding sequence ATGAAAAGAATAGAAATTCTTAGCCACGCGATTCAATACAAAGAGATTGGATCAGGATCAACTGTCATTCTGGTGCATGGTTATGGTGGAACTATTTACGATTGGGATGAGGTTGCGGCTCTCTTGGCTAAAAATTACCACGTAGTGATTCCGAATCTTTCAAGTATATATATGGATCCTTTGAGAGCAGTTTCTTTTTCTCAACAGGTTACCGTGTTCAGGGAATTTATAAATCTCTTCAAAAAATCAGCGAAAGATACAATCTACATCGCTGGTGGAAGTTACGGAGCCGCTATTTGTTACGGAGTTGCCATTGAAGAATCCAATCTTGTGGATAGAGTTGCACTTCTCAACCCCATGCCTCCGCACCCGAGAGATCTTTTAAAAAATTCTGCGATGAAGCTCTTAATGGAAGCATCAAAACTTCCCGCTGCGGTTGTCTTGTTATTGAAATCTCCCGCGGGTCGACTTGGAATGAAGTACATTCAAAGAATTTTCAACGTTCCTTGGATCAAAAGTAATGCTCAAAAAAATAGATTAGAAAAAATCACGACGAGAAAAGCAAAATTAATTGCCCACGTTTTGAATCGCTTCACTTGGATCAATGAGGTTGAAGATTGGGAACAATGGGAAAAACGTTTGGGTTATCTGAAGACTCCAGTGCATATCATTTGGGGTGATAAAGATAATTTATTTATTTCTGGAACATATGAGCGCTTATCCGAAAAATTTCCAAGTTGCGAAATTACCAAGGTCGAAGGTGGAAAACACGTTCTTATGAAAGAGCGTCCAGAAGAAATTTCAAGAATCTTAATCAAATTTTTCTCTTCTCATGAGAAAGCATTAAAAATTGTCTATGATAATCAAGAAGCGAATTGA
- a CDS encoding hemolysin III family protein, which translates to MNKETAPIAKPFLRGHFHQAAFFYAFGAWTVLLTKTNDSAEVIAVLLYGLGLLGLLGISSLYHRIHWQPSARTWMRRLDHSAIFLLIAGTFAPICLLGMNEESGHKLLTIAFGLGALGIVQSVFWIHAPKWLSAILYVAMGWLAAPYIGEFKASLGLVNVVLLLVGGVIYTLGAVIYALKKPNPYPRVFGYHEIFHILVIIAAILHFIVVASLVK; encoded by the coding sequence ATGAATAAGGAAACGGCACCTATCGCTAAACCTTTCTTAAGAGGCCACTTTCACCAAGCGGCCTTTTTTTATGCTTTCGGGGCATGGACGGTTTTACTCACGAAAACAAATGATTCTGCCGAAGTGATTGCAGTTTTATTGTATGGCCTGGGGTTGCTGGGTCTTTTGGGAATTAGTTCTCTTTATCACAGAATCCATTGGCAGCCGAGTGCGCGCACTTGGATGAGAAGGCTGGATCATTCTGCAATTTTTCTATTGATCGCGGGAACCTTTGCTCCCATTTGTTTATTAGGGATGAATGAAGAGTCAGGTCATAAGCTCTTAACTATTGCATTTGGGTTGGGTGCTCTCGGAATTGTTCAATCTGTATTCTGGATCCATGCACCCAAGTGGTTATCTGCAATTTTATATGTGGCTATGGGCTGGCTTGCAGCTCCTTATATTGGAGAATTCAAAGCCTCGCTGGGTTTAGTGAATGTGGTTTTATTGTTGGTGGGCGGTGTGATTTATACACTGGGAGCTGTGATATATGCGCTTAAAAAACCCAATCCTTATCCGAGAGTGTTTGGATACCATGAAATCTTCCATATTTTGGTCATAATTGCGGCTATTCTGCATTTCATTGTGGTGGCTAGCCTTGTAAAATAA